A part of Colius striatus isolate bColStr4 chromosome 13, bColStr4.1.hap1, whole genome shotgun sequence genomic DNA contains:
- the TMEM185A gene encoding transmembrane protein 185A isoform X1 → MNLRGLFQDFNPSKFLIYACLLLFSVLLSLRLDDKIQWSYWAVFAPIWLWKLMVIVGASVGTGVWARNPQYRAEGETCVEFKAMLIAVGIHLLLLMFEVLVCDRIERGTHFWLLVFMPLFFVSPVSVAACVWGFRHDRSLELEILCSVNILQFIFIALRLDEIIRWPWLVVCVPLWILMSFLCLVVLYYIVWSVLFLRSMDVIAEQRRTHITMAVSWMTIVVPLLTFEILLVHRLDGHNSFSFIPIFVPLWLSLITLMATTFGQKGGNHWWFGIRKDFCQFLLEIFPFLREYGNISYDLHHEDEETEETPLPEPPKIAPMFRKKTGVVITQSPGKYVIPPPKLNIDMPD, encoded by the exons ATGAACCTGCGCGGCTTGTTCCAGGATTTCAACCCCAG CAAATTTCTTATTTAtgcctgcctgctgcttttttctgtgttgctcTCTCTTCGCCTGGATGACAAAATTCAGTGGAGTTACTGGGCTGTGTTTGCTCCAATATGGCTGTGGAAGTTAATGGTGATTGTTGGTGCCTCAGTGGGAACAGGAGTATGGGCCCGAAACCCCCAGTATCG AGCAGAAGGAGAGACCTGTGTGGAGTTCAAAGCCATGTTAATCGCAGtcggcatccacctgctcttgCTGATGTTTGAAGTTCTGGTGTGTGACAGGATCGAAAGAGGAACCCATTTCTGGCTTCTGGTCTTCATGCCATTATTCTTTGTATCTCCAGTGTCGGTTGCAGCTTGTGTGTGGGGATTCCGGCATGACAGGTCTCTGGAG CTGGAAATCTTGTGTTCAGTCAATATTCTACAGTTCATCTTTATTGCACTCAGACTAGATGAGATCATCAGATGGCCGTGGCTT gttgTTTGTGTTCCCTTGTGGATCTTGATGTCCTTTCTGTGTCTAGTAGTGCTTTATTACATTGTCTGGTCAGTCTTGTTCTTGCGCTCTATGGATGTGATTGCTGAGCAAAGGAGGACACACATAACAATGGCTGTCAGCTGGATGACTATTGTAGTGCCACTGCTCACGTTTGAG ATCTTACTAGTACACAGACTGGATGGgcataattctttttcttttataccCATATTTGTTCCACTCTGGCTTTCACTGATAACTTTAATGGCAACAACATTTGGACAAAAAGGAGGAAATCACT ggTGGTTTGGAATTCGCAAAGACTTTTGCCAGTTCCTGCTTGAAATTTTCCCGTTCTTACGAGAATACGGAAATATTTCTTATGACCTTCATCATGAAGatgaggaaacagaagaaacacCACTGCCTGAACCACCAAAAATTGCACCAATGTTTCGAAAAAAGACTGGAGTGGTCATTACACAGAGTCCTGGAAAATATGTGATTCCACCTCCCAAGCTAAACATTGATATGCCAGATTAA
- the TMEM185A gene encoding transmembrane protein 185A isoform X2, translating into MVIVGASVGTGVWARNPQYRAEGETCVEFKAMLIAVGIHLLLLMFEVLVCDRIERGTHFWLLVFMPLFFVSPVSVAACVWGFRHDRSLELEILCSVNILQFIFIALRLDEIIRWPWLVVCVPLWILMSFLCLVVLYYIVWSVLFLRSMDVIAEQRRTHITMAVSWMTIVVPLLTFEILLVHRLDGHNSFSFIPIFVPLWLSLITLMATTFGQKGGNHWWFGIRKDFCQFLLEIFPFLREYGNISYDLHHEDEETEETPLPEPPKIAPMFRKKTGVVITQSPGKYVIPPPKLNIDMPD; encoded by the exons ATGGTGATTGTTGGTGCCTCAGTGGGAACAGGAGTATGGGCCCGAAACCCCCAGTATCG AGCAGAAGGAGAGACCTGTGTGGAGTTCAAAGCCATGTTAATCGCAGtcggcatccacctgctcttgCTGATGTTTGAAGTTCTGGTGTGTGACAGGATCGAAAGAGGAACCCATTTCTGGCTTCTGGTCTTCATGCCATTATTCTTTGTATCTCCAGTGTCGGTTGCAGCTTGTGTGTGGGGATTCCGGCATGACAGGTCTCTGGAG CTGGAAATCTTGTGTTCAGTCAATATTCTACAGTTCATCTTTATTGCACTCAGACTAGATGAGATCATCAGATGGCCGTGGCTT gttgTTTGTGTTCCCTTGTGGATCTTGATGTCCTTTCTGTGTCTAGTAGTGCTTTATTACATTGTCTGGTCAGTCTTGTTCTTGCGCTCTATGGATGTGATTGCTGAGCAAAGGAGGACACACATAACAATGGCTGTCAGCTGGATGACTATTGTAGTGCCACTGCTCACGTTTGAG ATCTTACTAGTACACAGACTGGATGGgcataattctttttcttttataccCATATTTGTTCCACTCTGGCTTTCACTGATAACTTTAATGGCAACAACATTTGGACAAAAAGGAGGAAATCACT ggTGGTTTGGAATTCGCAAAGACTTTTGCCAGTTCCTGCTTGAAATTTTCCCGTTCTTACGAGAATACGGAAATATTTCTTATGACCTTCATCATGAAGatgaggaaacagaagaaacacCACTGCCTGAACCACCAAAAATTGCACCAATGTTTCGAAAAAAGACTGGAGTGGTCATTACACAGAGTCCTGGAAAATATGTGATTCCACCTCCCAAGCTAAACATTGATATGCCAGATTAA
- the LOC104550903 gene encoding EOLA-like protein: MKFGCISFRQPYAGLVLNKVKTVETRWRPLLAKYKNCTIAVHIAINDWQDDTWRQILLNRFGMTPKQVQDVLDEGEKFGRGVIAGLIDIGETSLCPENLPPDKTLELEDKAVLSNLEQKYLTVVTNPRWLLEPIPARGRRGVWEVDIPEELIPS; the protein is encoded by the exons ATGAAGTTCGGTTGCATTTCTTTCCGACAACCCTACGCAGGCTTAGTTTTAAACAAAGTCAAAACAGTGGAGACTCGCTGGCGGCCTTTGCTAGCCAAGTACAAGAACTGCACCATTGCTGTTCATATAGCTATTAATGACTGGCAAGATGACACGTGGAGACAGATTCTTCTGAATAGGTTTGGTATGACACCAAAACAAGTGCAAGATGTGTTGGATGAAGGGGAAAAATTCGGCAGAGGAGTTATTGCAG GATTAATTGATATTGGAGAGACATCACTATGTCCAGAAAACTTGCCTCCTGACAAGACTCTGGAGCTGGAAGACAAAGCTGTCCTTAGTAATCTAGAACAGAAATACTTGACTGTTGTTACAAATCCAAGATGGCTCTTGGAACCAATTCCTGCCAGAGGGAGAAGAGGTGTGTGGGAGGTAGACATCCCTGAAGAACTGATCCCTTCCTAA